A stretch of DNA from Halioglobus japonicus:
ACTTACCGCCCTTGGCAATAGTCGAGAAATAGGCGTAGCGGGTCTTGGGGTTGAGTGTGGTCGGCAGAGGGGCATCCATCTCCTCCGCATAAAGCGCGTGCTCAGCATTCCTCTGCTGCTGAAATTCAGGCATTAGTCACTCCGTGTAACAGCGTGTTTTACTCTGGCCGGTTCATGGCTTTGGCAGTATACCCATATCCCGGCGGATCAAGCATCGCGATCACGAGGAATTTAGCCCGGTTCCGACTGTGCAAAAAATCGGCAATTGTTGGCGTTTACACTCGCTGCAGCGGGTACCCTTTGGCGCTATAATCGGCGCCCATTTTGCCCGCCCCATAGGGGTTGGCCCGACCCAGCAGCGCCGTATGGCCATACCGATCCCATGAAATTCGTCGTCAAATTCTTCTCTGAAATTACGATCAAGAGCAGGCCCGTGCGCAAGCGCCTGGTGGCCAAGCTTCATTACAATCTGAATGCGGTCGTGCGCGAATATGATCCGGATGTAGTTATCAAGCACGGCTGGGACAAGCTGCAGGTTCACACCGAGCTACAGGACCCCCAGCAGATTGCGGCAATGGTGGGTGCCATGCGCAATGTAGCAGGCATCTCCTACATTCTCGAAGTGGCTGAATTCCCCTTGCCGGAGCTCGATAACATCGTCGACTACGTGCTGCCCATTTATGCAGACCGGCTGAAAGGCAAAAACTTTGCCGTGCGCTGCAAACGCAATGGCGACCACCCCTTCAAATCCGTGGAGGTAGAGCGCAAGGTCGGTGGGGCGCTTTTGGCCCGCACCGAGGCCGCGGGGGTGAAGCTCAAACAGCCTGAGGTGCCGGTTGAGCTTGAGATCAGCCGCAAGACCTTATTTGTGATTAAAGAGCGGCATCGTGGGCTTGGCGGCTTCCCGGTGGGCAGTACCGACCCGGTGATCTCACTGATTTCCGGTGGCTTTGACTCCCCCGTGGCGACCTACCTGACCATGAAGCGCGGCATGCGCAGTCATTTCCTGTTCTTTAACCTGGGTGGGCGCGATCACGAGATCGGCGTGAAGGAAGTGGCCCTGTACCTGTGGCAGAAGTTCGGGTGCAACCAGCGCGTGTTGTTCATCAGTGTGCCCTTTGAAGAGGTGGTTGCAGAACTGTTGACCCGTGTCGAAGACAGCCAGATGGGCGTGATTCTCAAGCGCATGATGCTGCGTGTGGCTAACCAGATTGCCGAAGAGCTGGAAATTGATGCGCTGGTGACAGGTGAGGCTGTGGCACAGGTGAGCAGCCAGACCCTGCGCAACTTGTCGGTGATCGACGAGGTGAGTGAGCGCCTGGTCCTGCGACCGCTGGTGGCTACGGACAAGGGAGATATTGTGCGCACGGCGAATGACATTGGCACCGGCGAGTTCGCTGCCAGTATGCCGGAGTACTGTGGCGTTATTTCGGTGAATCCGACCACGCGTGCACGCCTGGAGCGGGTTCGCGCGGAAGAGGAGTGCTTCGACATGTCGATTCTCGAGCGGGCGGTGACGAACGCCAGCCGCACGCGCATCGATCGGCTCGCCGAGGAAGAACTGGAGCGCACCGAGGTTGAGGTGTTGTCCGTACCGTTGGCTGAAAGCGTCATCATCGATATTCGCCACCCGGACGAGGAAGAGCTCGCGCCGCTGGCTGTCCATGTACCGGTGGAGAAGATCCCGTTTTACGAGCTGCACAGCAAGGGCGATAGCCTTCATCCGGACAAGACCTACATGCTGTACTGTGGCAAGGGCGTCATGAGTCGCCTGCATGCCAGCCATCTGGTGGAATCAGGGTGTTTGAACGTCAAGGTTTACGCCCCGTAAAACTACCAGCATTTATTGGCGGCGCTGGTGTATAATCCGCCGCCGATTTCCTAGCTGATTCCCCCTCTGCAGGGCCAAGCGACACAAACACGTGCGCTGCGGTCGCTGAAGTGCGGGCTAAAGGTGAGACCCTTGAGAGATAAACTACGTAATATCGCGATCATTGCCCACGTTGACCACGGTAAAACCACCCTGGTGGATTGCCTATTGCAGCAATCAGGCACCCTGGACCGCCGCAATGAAGGCGCTGAGCGCATCATGGACTCCAATGACCAGGAGAAAGAGCGCGGTATTACCATTCTGGCCAAAAATACGGCCATTGAGTGGAACGACTACCACATCAATATTGTGGACACTCCCGGGCACGCCGACTTTGGCGGCGAAGTTGAGCGGGTGCTGTCTATGGTGGACTCCGTTTTGCTGCTCGTGGACGCCGTTGATGGCCCCATGCCGCAGACCCGCTTTGTGACATCCAAAGCATTTGAGCAGGGCCTGAATCCGATTGTGGTCGTCAACAAGGTTGACCGCCCCGGCGCGCGCCCCGACTGGGTGATCGATCAGGTGTTCGACCTGTTTGACCGCCTCGGTGCCACCGAAGAGCAGCTCGACTTCCCAGTGATCTATGCCTCTGCCATCGAAGGTATTGCGGGCCTGGATCACGAGGACATGTCGGCTGATATGCAGCCTCTGTTCGAGACCATTGTTGAAAAGGTACCTTCACCGGAAGTCGATACCGAGGGCCCCCTGCAGATGCAGATCAGTGCCCTGGACTACTCCAGCTACGTCGGCGTTATCGGCGTGGGCCGCATTACCCGCGGCAAGCTGACCCCCAACACCCAGGTGGTAATCGCCGGTGCTGACGGTGAGTATCGCAAGGGCAAGGTGCTGCAGGTGATGGGTTACCTGGGCCTGGAGCGGGTCGATGTCGACAGCGCTGAAGCGGGCGATATCGTCTGTATTACCGGTATCGATGGCCTCAATATCTCTGACACCCTGTGTGATCAGGACGCGGTTGAGGCTCTGCCTGCGCTGACCGTGGATGAGCCCACTGTGAGCATGACCTTCCAGGTGAACGATTCACCTTTCGCCGGAAAGGAAGGCAAGTACGTCACTTCGCGCAACATCAAGGAGCGCCTTGATCGCGAGTTGATTCACAACGTTGCCCTGCGTGTCGAGCAGGGTGACAGCCCCGATAAGTTCAAGGTATCCGGCCGCGGCGAACTGCACCTGTCGGTACTGATTGAATCCATGCGCCGCGAAGGCTTTGAGATGGGCGTATCCCGCCCTGAAGTGATTCAGAAAGAAATCGACGGCGAGTTGCAGGAGCCCTACGAGCAGTTGGTCATCGACTGTGAAGAGGAGCACCAGGGCTCACTGATGGAAGAGCTGGGCCTGCGCCGCGCGGAGCTCGAAAACATGGTTCCGGACGGCAAGGGTCGAGTGCGGCTGGAATTTATAATCCCGGCGCGCGGCCTGATTGGCTTCCGCTCCCAGTTCCTGACTATGACCTCCGGCAGCGGCATCATGACCCACGTGTTCGATCACTATGGGCCGGTGAAGAATGCCGAGATCATCCACCGCACCAATGGTGTTCTCGTGTCCATGGTGAAGGGTAAGACCCTGGCCTATGGCCTGTTCAACCTGCAGGACCGCGGTCGCCTGTTCATCGATCCCAATATCGAGGTATATGAAGGCCAGATTGTTGGCTTGCACAGCCGCAGCAATGACCTGGTGGTTAACCCCACCAAGGCCAAGCAGCTGACCAACGTGCGCGCATCCGGTTCTGACGAAGCCCTTACCCTTACCCCGCCTGTTAAGCACACTCTGGAGCAGGCGCTGGAATTCATCGAAGACGATGAGCTGGTGGAAGTGACGCCTGAGAGTATTCGCCTGCGCAAGAAGCTGTTGCAGGAGCACGAGCGCAAGCGCGCCTCTCGCGGCTGATCCGCTTGAAAGCCCTGCTACAGCGTGTGTCCACGGCCAAGGTCGAGGTCGGCGGTGAGACAGTAGGCGAAATCGGGGCCGGGCTACTGGTGTTGCTCGGCCTCGACAAAGGCGACGACGAGGCCAAGGCCCAGCGTCTGCTGGATAAGCTGCTCGGCTATCGGGTGTTTGCAGACGATGAAGGCCGCATGAACCGCTCGGTGGCAGATACCGGTGGAGGGATATTACTCGTCTCCCAGTTCACACTCTCCGCCGATACACGCAAGGGTACCCGCCCGAGCTTTTCCTCGGCCATGCCGCCGGCAGAGGCTGAAGGCCTCTATAACCTGACGCTGCAGATGCTGCGGGACAAGCATGCCGACGTGGCGGCCGGTTCCTTTGGGGCCGATATGCAGGTGAGCCTTACCAACGACGGACCGGTCACGTTCCTGCTGGAGCTTTGAACACCATTTCCAGGTGCGGGATACCGTCGAGGATGTACTCCTCTCCCTCGGTGTAAAACTCAAAGGCGTTATAAAACTTCTCCAGGTGGGCCTGGGCGTGCATGCGGATATTGTGACCGGGCCAGCGGGCCAGATTGTGCTCGACCCCGCGGCGTACCAGCTCACGCCCGAGATTCCGCCCCCGGGCGGCCGGGGCCACCACAATCCGACCGATGGTGCTCTCGGTTTCCTGCAGGCCAGGGGGCAGGCAGCGCTCGTAGGCCAGCAGCTCATCCCCCTCCCACAAGCTGATATGCATGGCCTCCTGGTCCAGGCCGTCGACATCCAGGTAAATACTGGTCTGCTCCACGGCAAACACTTCCTGCCGCAGTTTCAGAATCTCGTAGAGTTGCCGGGTATTGAGCTCGTCAAAGCCCACAGTCTGCCAGTCGGGGGTCACGTTCGTATCCATTGCAATAGTCGCCCGGTGAAGTTCTCGCCGCGCTGAGAAGTTGCTACTATAGGCCTCATCGCGTGGCAGGCATAGCCCGGTCACCTTAGAACAACACAATATCCGGGGTATACCACGCCCCCTCCGCAAGAGGTTATTAGATGCTGGCGAAAGCAGAGCTCTCCCAGGATTTCACCATTCTCGGCCGTCAGTACAAGCAGTTGGTCGCCGCCTTACTCGAAGCGGTGAATATGCCGGGCATTCCTATGGAAGTGGGCCCGACTGACCGCGGCAACTTCCGCGGATTCGACGGCAACCAGTTCTATGTCATCGAGCGCGGTTCGCTCACCGCTCGCTATCAGGGCAAGCTGATTTACGTGATGGAACAGGGCGAAATTCTCCTCCCGGATATCGCTGGCAACCAGGAAGAAGAGGCCGCGGTGTACTTTGGCAGTGACGCCGGTGCCCGTCTGACGGCCTACTCCGCCCTCGAGTTCATGCGCCAGGTGTTTGAAGACCCGGCGGCCATCCGGCTGTGGACACGCCTGCTGATTACCTACTCTGGATTGATGCTGAGAATCACCTCAGGCAGCGTCGAAGCCGACGCCGGTGCGACACCGGGTTTCGAGATTTATGAGCCGGGTGAAATCATTATTCGCCAGGGCGATCGTGCCGACTATGTATTCAACATGTCTGTCGGTACGGCAGAAGTCATCGTCGACGATGTGCCGGTAGGGCGGATTGTCGACGGTGAAATATTTGGCGCCATGGCGGCGCTGACTCAAGCAGACCGCAGTGCCACCGTGCGGGCCAAAACGACCTGTTCAGTGGTGAAAGTACCCAAAGAGCAATTCACGGAGCTGATTCAGCGCAACCCGGCCACTATTCACAGCCTCCTGATCGATATGGCCAACTCCATCGTTAATCTCAACGAGCAGTTGGTCGGATTACGGGGCTGACCCATCGCCCGCAGCGCGGGCGAACCCAAGCAACAAACGGAACATCATGTCAGACATAATAGAAATCGACGACGACGGCATCGAACAGGTGTCGCTCAAGAGCTATACCGAGAAGGCCTACCTGGATTACTCCATGTATGTGATTCTCGACCGGGCCTTGCCCCATGTGGGCGATGGCCTGAAACCGGTACAGCGGCGCATCGTCTACGCCATGAGCGAGCTGGGCCTGAAGGCCTCGGCGAAATTCAAGAAGTCAGCCCGCACCGTGGGCGACGTTATCGGTAAATTCCATCCCCACGGAGACAGCGCTGCCTATGAGGCCATGGTGCTCATGGCGCAGGACTTCAGTTACCGCTACCCGCTGGTAGATGGCCAGGGTAACTGGGGCTCGCCGGACGATCCCAAGTCCTTTGCGGCCATGCGCTATACCGAATCGCGCCTCACCGCCTATGCCGATGTTCTGCTGGGCGAACTGGGCCAGGGCACCGTCGACTGGGTTCCCAACTTTGACGGCACCCTCGAGGAACCCTCGGTGTTGCCGGCCCAGGTGCCGAATGTGCTGCTCAATGGCACCACCGGCATCGCTGTAGGTATGGCGACCGATGTGCCTCCGCACAACCTTAATGAAGTAGTCTCTGCCACCGTACACCTGCTGGAAAATCCCAAGGCCACTGTCAGTGAGCTGTGCGAATTCGTGCAGGCACCGGACTTCCCCACCGAAGCGGAAATCATAACGCCTCGTGAAGATATTCTGGCCATGTACGAGAGCGGTCGCGGTGCGTTAAAAATGCGTGCCCGCTGGGAGAAGGAAGACGGCGACATTGTCGTCAGTGCCCTGCCGCATCAGGTGTCCGGTTCCAAGGTGCTGGAGCAGATTGCCCAGCAAATGCAGGCCAAGAAGCTGCCCATGGTGGCTGACTTGCGCGATGAATCCGACCACGAGAACCCCACGCGCCTGGTGATTGTGCCGCGCTCTAATCGGGTGGACATTGAAGGGGTGATGAATCACCTGTTTGCCACCACGGATCTGGAGCGCAGCTACCGGGTCAATCTGAATGTGATTGGCATCGATGGTCGTCCCGGGGTAAAAGGCCTGGACCGTATCCTCAAGGAGTGGCTGTCTTTCCGCACCGACACGGTTCGCCGCCGGCTCGAATTCCGCCTCGAGAAAGTGCTGCGTCGCCTGCACATTCTGGAAGGCTATCTGGTGGCCTTCCTAAACATTGACGAAGTCATCCACATTATTCGCACCGAGGAAAAGCCCAAGCAGGCCCTGATGGATCGCTTTGGCATCAGCGACATCCAGGCAGAAGCCATCCTCGAACTGAAGCTGCGCAACCTCGCCAAGCTCGAGGAAATGAAAATTCGCGGCGAGCAGGATGAGCTCGAAAAAGAGCGCGATAACCTCGAGAAGATTCTCGGCAGCGCGGCGCGCCTCAAGACGCTGATTAAGAAAGAACTGCTGGCCGTGGCAGAACAATACGGTGATGACCGTCGCTCGCCGCTGGTAACCCGCGACGAGGCCAAGGCCTTCAGCGAACTGGAGCTGATGAGCTCCGACCCGATTACCGTGGTTATGTCGCAAATGGGCTGGATTCGTGCGGCGAAGGGTCATGAAATCGACCCGACCACACTCTCCTACAAGTCTGGCGACGGCTACAAGATGTCGGTGCGAGGCCGCAGTAACCAGCCCACCGTCATACTGGATTCCACCGGCCGGGCCTATACCGTCCCGTCCCACAATCTACCCTCGGCCCGAGGCCAGGGCGAACCGGTGACCGGGCGCATTAACCCACCGTCCGGTGCCACGTTCGAGGGCATGATGACCGGCGGTGACGAACAGCTGTATCTGCTCGCTTCCGACGCGGGCTATGGCTTTGTCGGCAAGCTCAGCGATCTTCAGACCAAGAACAAGGCCGGTAAAGCCGCCCTGTCTCTGCCCAAAGGTGGCAAGGTCATGCAACCGGCTGCCATTGGTGAGACTGAGGGTGCCTGGGTGGCCGCAGTGTCCAATGAGGGCCGCCTGCTGGTGTTCCCGTTGGCCGATCTGCCGCAGATGGCACGCGGCAAGGGCAACAAGATCATTGGTATTCCGCCGGCCCGGGTACAGGCCCGTGAGGAATGGGTGGTCTCGGTGCAGGTGTTGAGGGCAGGCGATACGCTGGTGGTTCACGCCGGCAAACGTCACCACAAGCTGAAGTTCTCTGACCTCGAGCACTACCGAGGTGAGCGCGGGCGGCGCGGTAACAAGCTGCCGCGTGGGTTCCAGAAGGTGGATGCCATGGTGGTTGAGGGCTGACCCCCCCAATTGCGGGTAGGCTTTGGCTACCCGCGCCAGGGCTGGGCTGAAAGCCCTCCGCCGTCTCCACAAATCATAAGCACGACCTGATGGTGCGAAAACCCTTTCAGCCCAGCCCCGGCGCTCGATTCCGTTATCACCAGGAGTGACAGTTTTGGATATCCCAGTTGAGAACTGAGTCGAGGTTTGGAAGTCGGTTGAAGCTTCCTGAAATCGTCGAGAGGCATGGATGCCGCACGCCGAAGCGCGCCATGGATGGCCTTGCAGCGGTTTCAGGAAGCTTCAACCGACTTCCAGACCGGATTGCAGGAGCACTACAACAAGGCAGGATTGAGCAGTCGCTTCAGAATGAGTTGTAGCTGCCGCTCGAGCAGATCGTCATAAGGCCCAGCAAACCCTTCCACCATCGTGTAGTCCATGACCTCAGTTGCCTGCTGCTGAATGCGGCCCGCAACGTCAGTATCTTCACACACCGCCGGTGACAGCAGAATTTTTGGGGCTTGCTGGCGCAGACCTGCTGCAGTTCATCCAGGGTCGATTGCATATACAGCCCCGGGTAGATGTCCTTGTGGTCGCCCACGCCCAGCTCGCTCAGGGATGCGGCGATGGAAATATTCAGGGACAGTGGCATGTGTTTTTCGAGCTCCGCGGCCACCGCGTGTATCAGCCAGGCGCAGGAGGCGGCGCGGAAAGGAGCGCTGCCCGCATTGCCCCGGCCCGAGAAATACACTGCCAGGGCAAACTGGCGGGTGACCTGGATTTCGCCGCCGTAAAAGCCTGCCGAGGCATAGACGACCTGATGGAGGCGATCCGTATAGCGGTGCAGAGATTGTTCGTCGAGGGTATCCACATAGGCCATCAGGCTGTCCAGCTGCAGATACAACACCGCCGTAGTGCGGTAGTTCTCGTCGCTGGCCACCGGCTCGCTGTTGGTGCGCAGCAATTCCATGGGCAGGTCGTCCACCCGGCGCGCGAGGAGGTCCAGCTCATTGGTATTGGGTGGAGTGGGGCCCTGGCCTTCCAGGGCAATCTGTTTGGACAGTGACGATACCCGGGCGCCGACACGCTTGCCCAGGTGCAGGCCAACGCCGTATAGGGTCAGGCTCAGCAGAATGGCGAGCCCCAGCAGGCTCAGCACGAAGCGCAGGTGGGCGGCGCTGGCGGAGTCGGTGTTAACCGTAATGACTACTTCACCGGCAATGTCGGATTCGATGCGCAGAGGTGCGCGATACTCGAACAGGTTCTGGCCGGCAGCATCGCCTGCCTGCCCGAGGGCTTTGCCCTCCACGTCGAAGATAGCGACCCGTGCGGCAGACGAGGTCTCTACGAAACGCTGCAGTGAGGCGGAGACGCTGAGCAGGTCGCCGGTTTCCAGGGAGGTGCTGATTCGGCGCGCAATCTGGTGAGCCAGGGCATTGCCGAACTCTGCCTGCTGCTGTCTCTGCAGGTGTTTGCTGGAAATGCTCCCCAGGGCGACGAGGGCAAGGCTGACCGCCAGACAGAGGCCAGCGGTAAAGGTGGCGAGCTGTTGGCCGAGGGGTGCGTTATTGAGGCGTTCTATCACGGCGTCGCTGTCTGCTAATGGTCGCGGACCAGTATAAACCAGCCCGCCCGGATGTGTCCGGGTTGTCGTGGAAGTTTTCAGTGCTGCGGGCAAACGGTTAGAATAGCGGCGCTTTCACAGACCCTGGACAGTCCCTTGAGCGAAATCCTGCTGATTACCATCTCCGGCGAAGATCACCCCGGCGTCACTGCTGGCGTTACTGCCATTCTGGCGCAACACCGGGTTAATATTCTGGATATTGGCCAGGCAGTGATTCACGCCACCTTGTCCATGGGCATATTGATTGAACTTCCCGCTGGCGTTGATCGCGAGGCGGTTACCGCTGCCGTGGATGCCCAGGCTGAAGCCCAGGGCATGCGGGTGAAAGTAAGCCCTGTGGCGAGCGTGGCCTACGACGAGTGGATCCAGGCCCAGGGTAGAGCGCGCTATATCATTACGCTGCTGGCGCGCAAGATTACTGCGGATCAATTGGCCCGAGTGACCGAGGTTGTATCGCGGCACAACCTGAATATAGACAGCATTAACCGCCTGTCCGGGCGTATTCCGCTGGGTGAGTTGCCCGCCCTGAGTAAGGCCTGTGTGGAATTCTCGGTGCGTGGTCCGCTCGCTGATTCCAGTGCTTTCCGGCGCGATTTGTTGGAGGTCGCCGGGGCGCTGGATGTCGACCTGGCGTTCCAGGAAGACAATATGTTCCGTCGCAATCGGCGCCTGGTCGCGTTTGATATGGACTCAACCCTGATCGAGGCCGAAGTGATTGACGAGCTGGCTGTTCACGCCGGTGTGGGTGATCAGGTCAGTGAAATCACTGAACGGGCGATGCGCGGTGAGCTGGATTTCTCTGAGAGTTTCCGGGCTCGGGTTGCCTTGCTCGAGGGTTTAGGCGAAGAGGCCCTCGAGCGGATTGCGGGAGAGCTGCGCATTACCGAGGGTGCCGAACACCTGATCAGCACACTGCGCAAGCTGGGCTATAAGACCGCCATTCTTTCAGGCGGCTTCACGTATTTTGCCCGTTACCTGCAGCAACGCCTCGGCATTGACTATGTGCATGCCAATGAACTGGATATCGAGAATGGTCAGGTCACCGGCAAGGTCACCGGCACAATTGTCGATGGCGAGCGCAAAGCGTTTTTATTGCGTCAGCTGGCGGAACAGGAAGGCCTGGATTTGCAGCAGGTAATCGCGGTCGGTGATGGCGCCAACGATTTGCCCATGCTCAGTGCTGCGGGCCTGGGCATCGCATTCAGGGCCAAGCCAC
This window harbors:
- the thiI gene encoding tRNA uracil 4-sulfurtransferase ThiI, encoding MKFVVKFFSEITIKSRPVRKRLVAKLHYNLNAVVREYDPDVVIKHGWDKLQVHTELQDPQQIAAMVGAMRNVAGISYILEVAEFPLPELDNIVDYVLPIYADRLKGKNFAVRCKRNGDHPFKSVEVERKVGGALLARTEAAGVKLKQPEVPVELEISRKTLFVIKERHRGLGGFPVGSTDPVISLISGGFDSPVATYLTMKRGMRSHFLFFNLGGRDHEIGVKEVALYLWQKFGCNQRVLFISVPFEEVVAELLTRVEDSQMGVILKRMMLRVANQIAEELEIDALVTGEAVAQVSSQTLRNLSVIDEVSERLVLRPLVATDKGDIVRTANDIGTGEFAASMPEYCGVISVNPTTRARLERVRAEEECFDMSILERAVTNASRTRIDRLAEEELERTEVEVLSVPLAESVIIDIRHPDEEELAPLAVHVPVEKIPFYELHSKGDSLHPDKTYMLYCGKGVMSRLHASHLVESGCLNVKVYAP
- the typA gene encoding translational GTPase TypA, with the translated sequence MRDKLRNIAIIAHVDHGKTTLVDCLLQQSGTLDRRNEGAERIMDSNDQEKERGITILAKNTAIEWNDYHINIVDTPGHADFGGEVERVLSMVDSVLLLVDAVDGPMPQTRFVTSKAFEQGLNPIVVVNKVDRPGARPDWVIDQVFDLFDRLGATEEQLDFPVIYASAIEGIAGLDHEDMSADMQPLFETIVEKVPSPEVDTEGPLQMQISALDYSSYVGVIGVGRITRGKLTPNTQVVIAGADGEYRKGKVLQVMGYLGLERVDVDSAEAGDIVCITGIDGLNISDTLCDQDAVEALPALTVDEPTVSMTFQVNDSPFAGKEGKYVTSRNIKERLDRELIHNVALRVEQGDSPDKFKVSGRGELHLSVLIESMRREGFEMGVSRPEVIQKEIDGELQEPYEQLVIDCEEEHQGSLMEELGLRRAELENMVPDGKGRVRLEFIIPARGLIGFRSQFLTMTSGSGIMTHVFDHYGPVKNAEIIHRTNGVLVSMVKGKTLAYGLFNLQDRGRLFIDPNIEVYEGQIVGLHSRSNDLVVNPTKAKQLTNVRASGSDEALTLTPPVKHTLEQALEFIEDDELVEVTPESIRLRKKLLQEHERKRASRG
- the dtd gene encoding D-aminoacyl-tRNA deacylase yields the protein MKALLQRVSTAKVEVGGETVGEIGAGLLVLLGLDKGDDEAKAQRLLDKLLGYRVFADDEGRMNRSVADTGGGILLVSQFTLSADTRKGTRPSFSSAMPPAEAEGLYNLTLQMLRDKHADVAAGSFGADMQVSLTNDGPVTFLLEL
- a CDS encoding GNAT family N-acetyltransferase, producing the protein MDTNVTPDWQTVGFDELNTRQLYEILKLRQEVFAVEQTSIYLDVDGLDQEAMHISLWEGDELLAYERCLPPGLQETESTIGRIVVAPAARGRNLGRELVRRGVEHNLARWPGHNIRMHAQAHLEKFYNAFEFYTEGEEYILDGIPHLEMVFKAPAGT
- a CDS encoding cyclic nucleotide-binding domain-containing protein — translated: MLAKAELSQDFTILGRQYKQLVAALLEAVNMPGIPMEVGPTDRGNFRGFDGNQFYVIERGSLTARYQGKLIYVMEQGEILLPDIAGNQEEEAAVYFGSDAGARLTAYSALEFMRQVFEDPAAIRLWTRLLITYSGLMLRITSGSVEADAGATPGFEIYEPGEIIIRQGDRADYVFNMSVGTAEVIVDDVPVGRIVDGEIFGAMAALTQADRSATVRAKTTCSVVKVPKEQFTELIQRNPATIHSLLIDMANSIVNLNEQLVGLRG
- the parC gene encoding DNA topoisomerase IV subunit A, with protein sequence MSDIIEIDDDGIEQVSLKSYTEKAYLDYSMYVILDRALPHVGDGLKPVQRRIVYAMSELGLKASAKFKKSARTVGDVIGKFHPHGDSAAYEAMVLMAQDFSYRYPLVDGQGNWGSPDDPKSFAAMRYTESRLTAYADVLLGELGQGTVDWVPNFDGTLEEPSVLPAQVPNVLLNGTTGIAVGMATDVPPHNLNEVVSATVHLLENPKATVSELCEFVQAPDFPTEAEIITPREDILAMYESGRGALKMRARWEKEDGDIVVSALPHQVSGSKVLEQIAQQMQAKKLPMVADLRDESDHENPTRLVIVPRSNRVDIEGVMNHLFATTDLERSYRVNLNVIGIDGRPGVKGLDRILKEWLSFRTDTVRRRLEFRLEKVLRRLHILEGYLVAFLNIDEVIHIIRTEEKPKQALMDRFGISDIQAEAILELKLRNLAKLEEMKIRGEQDELEKERDNLEKILGSAARLKTLIKKELLAVAEQYGDDRRSPLVTRDEAKAFSELELMSSDPITVVMSQMGWIRAAKGHEIDPTTLSYKSGDGYKMSVRGRSNQPTVILDSTGRAYTVPSHNLPSARGQGEPVTGRINPPSGATFEGMMTGGDEQLYLLASDAGYGFVGKLSDLQTKNKAGKAALSLPKGGKVMQPAAIGETEGAWVAAVSNEGRLLVFPLADLPQMARGKGNKIIGIPPARVQAREEWVVSVQVLRAGDTLVVHAGKRHHKLKFSDLEHYRGERGRRGNKLPRGFQKVDAMVVEG
- the serB gene encoding phosphoserine phosphatase SerB; this encodes MSEILLITISGEDHPGVTAGVTAILAQHRVNILDIGQAVIHATLSMGILIELPAGVDREAVTAAVDAQAEAQGMRVKVSPVASVAYDEWIQAQGRARYIITLLARKITADQLARVTEVVSRHNLNIDSINRLSGRIPLGELPALSKACVEFSVRGPLADSSAFRRDLLEVAGALDVDLAFQEDNMFRRNRRLVAFDMDSTLIEAEVIDELAVHAGVGDQVSEITERAMRGELDFSESFRARVALLEGLGEEALERIAGELRITEGAEHLISTLRKLGYKTAILSGGFTYFARYLQQRLGIDYVHANELDIENGQVTGKVTGTIVDGERKAFLLRQLAEQEGLDLQQVIAVGDGANDLPMLSAAGLGIAFRAKPLVKQSAEQSISTLGLDAILYLLGFSDRYQSDH